In one Culex quinquefasciatus strain JHB chromosome 2, VPISU_Cqui_1.0_pri_paternal, whole genome shotgun sequence genomic region, the following are encoded:
- the LOC6053501 gene encoding serine protease snake has protein sequence MLKLLLLAATVLLNGRVSVALRVSELKCQQYLEQNSRRTMGAALTLNPDIFVVTTVNCSDSVDLIVNGEEAARGEFPHQALLGYSDGGDGFEFRCGGSLISDRFVLTAAHCGTPRVVRLGEHSLSDEEDEEDIEVGAFYKHPGYTVKASYNDIALVKLVRGVDFYNFVRPACLWTSTELNISTVIATGFGHTKFAGSGSNVLMKVRLMFMPKASCQEKFEFDRRFKQGVLDGQLCVGSQKDGKDTCQGDSGGPIQTVTDPKTCMYHIVGVTSVGTSCGAGKAENIYTQVASYLDWIEDTVWPGQRELYEDDDEY, from the exons ATGCTCAAGTTACTTCTACTAGCAGCTACAGTGCTTTTGAACGGCCGAG TCTCGGTGGCCCTTCGCGTTTCGGAGTTGA AATGCCAGCAATATCTGGAGCAGAACAGCCGGCGCACGATGGGCGCCGCACTCACGCTCAACCCGGACATTTTCGTCGTTACGACGGTGAACTGCTCGGACAGCGTCGATCTGATCGTGAACGGTGAGGAGGCGGCCCGGGGGGAGTTCCCGCACCAGGCACTGCTGGGGTATTCGGACGGCGGCGACGGGTTCGAGTTTCGGTGTGGAGGATCGCTGATCAGCGATCGGTTCGTGCTGACGGCGGCCCACTGCGGGACTCCGAGGGTGGTTCGGTTGGGCGAGCACAGCTTGAGCGACGAAGAGGACGAGGAGGACATTGAGGTGGGCGCGTTCTACAAGCATCCCGGTTATACGGTGAAGGCTTCGTATAATGATATTGCGCTGGTGAAGTTGGTTAGGGGTGTTgatttctacaactttgtacgaCCTGCTTGTTTGTGGACCAGTACGGAGTTGAATATATCAACGGTGATCGCGACCGGGTTTGGGCATACCAAGTTTG cTGGTAGCGGTTCGAATGTTCTGATGAAGGTGAGGTTGATGTTCATGCCGAAGGCATCCTGCCAGGAAAAGTTCGAGTTCGATAGACGGTTCAAGCAGGGCGTTCTGGACGGGCAGCTTTGCGTGGGAAGTCAGAAGGACGGTAAGGACACCTGTCAGGGTGATTCCGGAGGACCGATCCAGACCGTAACGGACCCCAAGACGTGCATGTACCACATCGTTGGGGTGACCTCGGTGGGCACGAGCTGTGGCGCCGGAAAGGCGGAGAACATCTACACCCAGGTGGCCAGCTATCTGGACTGGATCGAGGATACGGTTTGGCCGGGACAGCGCGAGCTGTACGAAGATGATGATGAATATTGA
- the LOC6053502 gene encoding serine protease snake codes for MLATAITVRLLLCLVLALDGIIPASTQRVAERKCQEFLAKNTKTTLSIPLSLHAEIITLTSRNCSDSVDLIINGEEAARGEFPHQALLGYPVNGTVKRYEFRCGGSLISERFVLTAAHCGTPRVVRLGEHSLSEVDGEEDVEVEAFFKHPNYTVKASYHDIAVVKLVEQVEFDYYVRPACLWTSVPLNLSSVIATGFGVTEYAGNTSDVLMKVRLQLRDRSSCAEKFEFERKFKLGVREEQLCVGSQKDGKDTCQGDSGGPIQVVTDGRTCMYHIVGVTSLGMSCGIGKAENIYTQVASYLDWIEDTVWPGERRTAPQRFPDHVIYFPEDDYD; via the exons ATGCTTGCTACCGCTATCACGGTTCGTCTGTTGCTCTGTCTAGTCTTAGCACTGGACGGCATCATCCCGG CCTCAACGCAACGAGTAGCCGAGCGAA AATGCCAGGAATTCCTCGCGAAGAACACCAAAACAACGCTCTCGATACCGCTGTCGCTGCACGCCGAGATAATAACCTTGACCTCGCGCAACTGCTCGGACAGCGTCGATCTGATCATCAACGGTGAGGAAGCGGCTCGGGGAGAGTTCCCGCACCAGGCGCTCCTCGGATATCCCGTGAATGGTACCGTCAAGCGGTACGAGTTCCGCTGTGGAGGATCGCTGATCAGCGAGCGGTTCGTGCTGACGGCGGCTCACTGTGGAACTCCGCGGGTCGTTCGGTTGGGCGAGCACAGTTTGAGCGAGGTTGATGGCGAGGAGGACGTTGAGGTGGAAGCGTTCTTCAAGCATCCGAACTATACGGTGAAGGCGTCGTATCACGACATTGCGGTTGTTAAGTTGGTTGAGCAGGTTGAGTTCGACTACTACGTGCGTCCGGCTTGCCTGTGGACGAGTGTTCCGTTGAACTTGAGCTCGGTGATCGCGACCGGGTTCGGGGTGACGGAGTATG CTGGCAACACGTCCGACGTGCTAATGAAGGTTCGGCTGCAGCTACGGGACAGATCTTCGTGTGCGGAAAAGTTCGAGTTTGAGCGAAAGTTCAAGCTTGGAGTGCGCGAGGAGCAACTTTGCGTTGGGAGTCAGAAGGACGGTAAGGACACCTGCCAGGGAGATTCCGGTGGACCGATCCAGGTCGTCACGGACGGTCGGACGTGCATGTACCACATCGTGGGCGTTACCTCGCTGGGGATGTCTTGCGGAATCGGCAAGGCGGAGAACATCTACACCCAGGTGGCCAGCTATCTGGACTGGATCGAGGACACCGTGTGGCCTGGGGAGAGAAGGACTGCTCCCCAGAGATTCCCTGACCATGTAATATACTTTCCAGAGGATGATTATGACTAA